A region from the Phycisphaerales bacterium genome encodes:
- a CDS encoding alpha/beta fold hydrolase, which yields MSGATSSDGGVSVGWARRRARRRRFMVIALAVWAIAVAASWVVQRRSPAREIALEANEIVVEAPLYHADGLAAGVSARFVVSRWGEWDGDGGGGGPVVFLVHGSPGSSRDFGRLGEALAGRGFRVAAIDLFGYAGTRLEGGGRFPVGARSMRATARTCWDVLGAMGVERVSLVGWSNGGGVVVHMADAQSERTASMTLMASIGEQRFEGSGSYRFEHFKYAVGELGLGWGVEVLPHFGALGTAATRTAWLDSFDESDQRDLGESMRRVGEHGVRTLILHGKYDSLAPERSAESAHALISTSRLVILEADHFLPILQTAVSAAWIDRVARGAEGDGARTAWAGVEDLSVARRGVGEWVVSVMRRVVDAVPWWVEVLVIAAVCLRGPVLAGVVVSLLIGRASLDPAVAAVGVMVGLVVESVGLWVVGRRSAGLMDVSWLGCVGPRVSGADWRLRMSRGVAIEVLQSTFETRSRRASAVGVGRATAGERDRGGWIVTVWLLVWRLMGSVVVGGLAMVGAVIAVGVCKRLTIEWGVWGLLIQGFVAAGTVGLLVHVASWRGRARIKAWVGRLWRHEYWPTWAWYMPVVPWAAWLAIRHRGALLPTCCNPGIEQGGGIAGESKHAIVQQFVQAGHAVMASRGPGVLTAMLVEADESLERRVECALEAIRTEARLGGFPVIVKADKGERGHSVRLVRDETRLREVLGEISADVVVQAYHPGPHECGVLWVRHPGRRETDPGALGSIYAVTHKEFPVLVGNGVRTLEELILTHPRYRRQAGVFLDRFAAELSRVPGAGDEVRLAQAGNHAQGTLFRDGAHLVTPELSAAIDTMVRDFGGLDFGRFDLRYTSVEALREGREFGIVELNGLTSEPTNMYDPGRSPVWAYGVLLGLWARMYALGADRRDRGARAMGLVEIVEVVASHAHGKSRGAKSSASVAD from the coding sequence ATGAGCGGGGCGACCTCGAGTGATGGCGGCGTGAGCGTGGGATGGGCGAGGCGTCGCGCGCGCCGCCGGCGATTCATGGTGATCGCGTTGGCGGTGTGGGCGATCGCGGTGGCGGCGTCGTGGGTGGTGCAGCGGCGTTCGCCGGCGCGGGAGATCGCGCTCGAGGCGAACGAGATCGTGGTGGAGGCGCCGCTGTATCACGCGGATGGATTGGCGGCGGGGGTCTCGGCGCGGTTTGTGGTGTCGCGGTGGGGGGAGTGGGATGGAGATGGAGGAGGGGGCGGGCCGGTGGTGTTTCTGGTGCACGGCTCGCCGGGGAGTTCGCGGGACTTTGGGCGACTGGGCGAGGCGCTGGCGGGGCGGGGCTTTCGCGTGGCGGCGATCGATCTCTTTGGATATGCGGGGACGCGTCTGGAGGGCGGCGGGCGATTCCCGGTTGGCGCCCGATCGATGCGGGCGACGGCGCGGACGTGCTGGGATGTGCTGGGGGCGATGGGCGTGGAGCGGGTGAGTCTCGTCGGGTGGTCGAATGGCGGGGGCGTGGTGGTCCATATGGCCGACGCGCAAAGCGAGCGCACGGCCAGCATGACGCTGATGGCGAGCATCGGGGAGCAGAGGTTCGAAGGCTCGGGGAGTTATCGCTTCGAGCACTTCAAGTACGCGGTCGGCGAGTTGGGGTTGGGGTGGGGCGTGGAGGTGCTGCCACACTTTGGGGCGCTGGGGACGGCGGCGACTCGGACGGCGTGGCTGGACTCGTTCGACGAGTCGGACCAACGGGATCTGGGCGAGTCGATGCGGCGCGTGGGGGAGCATGGCGTGCGGACGCTCATCCTGCATGGGAAGTACGACTCGCTGGCGCCGGAGCGTTCGGCGGAGTCGGCGCACGCGTTGATTTCGACGAGCCGTCTGGTGATCCTGGAGGCGGATCACTTTCTACCGATCTTGCAGACGGCAGTGTCCGCGGCGTGGATCGATCGGGTGGCGCGCGGGGCGGAGGGTGATGGGGCGCGAACGGCGTGGGCGGGTGTTGAGGACCTGAGCGTGGCGCGGCGGGGCGTGGGGGAGTGGGTGGTGTCGGTGATGCGGCGGGTGGTGGACGCGGTGCCGTGGTGGGTGGAGGTGCTGGTGATCGCGGCAGTGTGTCTGCGTGGTCCGGTGCTCGCGGGGGTTGTGGTGTCGCTGCTCATCGGGCGGGCGTCGCTGGATCCGGCGGTGGCGGCGGTGGGCGTGATGGTGGGGCTAGTGGTGGAGAGCGTGGGATTGTGGGTGGTGGGGCGGCGTTCGGCGGGCTTGATGGACGTGTCGTGGCTGGGCTGCGTGGGGCCGAGGGTGTCGGGCGCGGATTGGCGACTGCGGATGTCTCGCGGCGTGGCGATCGAGGTGCTGCAGAGCACGTTTGAGACGCGGTCACGCCGGGCTTCGGCGGTGGGCGTGGGGCGTGCGACGGCTGGGGAACGTGATCGGGGCGGCTGGATCGTCACGGTGTGGTTGCTGGTGTGGCGACTGATGGGGAGCGTGGTTGTTGGCGGCCTCGCGATGGTCGGGGCGGTGATCGCGGTCGGCGTGTGCAAGCGACTGACGATCGAGTGGGGCGTGTGGGGGCTTTTGATTCAGGGGTTTGTGGCGGCGGGGACTGTGGGTTTGTTGGTGCACGTGGCGTCGTGGCGCGGGCGGGCGCGGATCAAGGCGTGGGTGGGGCGATTGTGGCGGCATGAGTACTGGCCGACGTGGGCGTGGTACATGCCGGTAGTGCCCTGGGCGGCGTGGCTGGCGATCCGGCATCGCGGGGCGTTGCTGCCGACGTGCTGCAATCCGGGGATCGAGCAGGGCGGCGGGATCGCCGGCGAGAGCAAGCACGCGATCGTGCAACAGTTCGTGCAGGCGGGGCATGCGGTGATGGCGTCGCGCGGACCGGGGGTGCTCACGGCGATGCTCGTGGAGGCGGATGAGTCGCTGGAGCGACGCGTGGAGTGTGCGCTCGAGGCGATTCGGACCGAGGCACGTCTGGGCGGATTTCCGGTGATCGTGAAGGCCGACAAGGGGGAGCGCGGGCACTCGGTGCGGCTGGTACGTGATGAGACGCGGCTGCGTGAGGTGCTGGGGGAGATCTCCGCGGACGTGGTGGTGCAGGCGTACCACCCGGGGCCTCACGAGTGCGGCGTGTTGTGGGTCCGGCATCCGGGGAGGCGAGAAACGGACCCGGGCGCGCTCGGGTCCATCTATGCGGTGACGCACAAGGAGTTCCCGGTTCTTGTGGGCAACGGCGTTCGCACGCTCGAGGAGTTGATTCTCACACATCCGCGATATCGGCGGCAGGCGGGTGTGTTTCTGGATCGGTTCGCGGCGGAACTGTCGCGCGTGCCCGGGGCCGGCGACGAGGTGAGGCTGGCGCAGGCCGGGAATCATGCGCAGGGGACGCTCTTTCGGGACGGGGCGCACCTGGTGACACCCGAGTTGAGTGCGGCGATCGACACGATGGTGCGCGACTTTGGCGGGCTGGACTTTGGACGCTTTGATCTTCGGTACACGAGCGTGGAGGCGCTGCGCGAGGGGCGTGAGTTCGGGATCGTGGAACTCAACGGGCTGACCTCGGAGCCGACGAATATGTACGACCCCGGGCGATCGCCGGTGTGGGCGTATGGCGTGCTACTGGGGTTGTGGGCGCGGATGTACGCGTTGGGGGCGGATCGACGTGATCGCGGCGCGCGAGCGATGGGCCTGGTGGAGATTGTGGAGGTCGTCGCGTCGCACGCGCACGGGAAGTCGCGCGGTGCGAAGTCGAGTGCGTCGGTCGCGGACTAG
- a CDS encoding 23S rRNA (adenine(2503)-C(2))-methyltransferase RlmN — protein MPSDMGGENPLSMTSAAFAARWSRGRGGGRGWGGRIVHEGADGKRVGGRGGAIAAYRAMVRDGVMRVATDEGGEAGEIRVERAGIVRMLREESDEGEVVKFVQRLPADGVDRERFPHLDIESVLIPMIGSSGERTYTLCVSSQVGCAMGCGFCETAQMGLIRSLTVAEIVGQWHAAAHEVGIRPQNIVFMGMGEPLDNIEAVLGAIEVLTDQVGAGIAMSQITVSTVGRVDGIRRLAEKVREPGWHRLGLALSLNAPNDAVRSELMPVNRKWNLAEVQRALREWPEFAGNKICVEYVLIPGVNDSMEAAAEVAEFVMPLVDRKGKRRAIVNVIPYNPRRESPWPAPSEESVTRFLEELYEHGVFAKRRRTKGRRMMGACGQLGSEEIRRRRLVQVSVPGA, from the coding sequence ATGCCGAGCGATATGGGCGGGGAGAATCCGTTGTCGATGACGAGCGCGGCGTTCGCGGCGCGGTGGTCGCGTGGGCGGGGGGGGGGGCGGGGCTGGGGGGGGCGGATCGTGCATGAGGGCGCGGATGGGAAACGGGTTGGCGGGCGGGGCGGGGCGATCGCGGCGTATCGGGCGATGGTGCGCGACGGGGTGATGCGTGTGGCGACGGACGAGGGAGGGGAAGCGGGGGAGATCAGGGTCGAGCGGGCGGGAATCGTGCGGATGCTGCGCGAGGAGTCGGACGAGGGCGAGGTGGTGAAGTTCGTGCAGCGGTTGCCGGCCGATGGCGTGGACCGCGAGCGGTTCCCGCATCTGGACATCGAGTCGGTGCTGATCCCGATGATCGGGAGTTCGGGCGAGCGGACGTACACGCTGTGCGTGTCGAGCCAGGTCGGGTGCGCGATGGGGTGCGGGTTCTGCGAGACGGCGCAGATGGGGCTGATCCGGTCGCTGACCGTCGCGGAGATCGTGGGGCAGTGGCACGCGGCGGCGCACGAGGTGGGGATCCGCCCGCAGAACATCGTGTTCATGGGGATGGGGGAGCCGCTCGACAACATCGAGGCGGTGCTGGGGGCGATCGAGGTGCTGACGGATCAGGTGGGGGCGGGGATCGCGATGAGCCAGATCACGGTCTCGACGGTGGGGCGGGTGGATGGGATCCGGCGCCTGGCGGAGAAGGTGCGCGAGCCGGGGTGGCATCGGTTGGGATTGGCGTTGTCCTTGAATGCCCCCAACGACGCGGTGCGGTCTGAGTTGATGCCGGTGAATCGCAAGTGGAATCTGGCGGAAGTGCAGCGGGCGCTGCGCGAGTGGCCGGAGTTCGCGGGGAACAAGATCTGCGTGGAGTATGTGCTGATTCCCGGCGTGAACGACTCGATGGAGGCGGCGGCGGAGGTGGCGGAGTTCGTGATGCCGCTGGTGGATCGCAAGGGGAAGAGGCGGGCGATCGTGAATGTGATCCCGTACAACCCGCGGCGCGAGTCGCCCTGGCCGGCGCCGAGCGAGGAGTCGGTGACGCGGTTCCTGGAGGAGTTGTACGAGCATGGTGTGTTTGCCAAGCGGCGTCGGACGAAAGGGCGGCGGATGATGGGGGCGTGCGGGCAGTTGGGGAGCGAGGAGATCCGCCGGCGGCGACTGGTGCAGGTCAGCGTGCCGGGGGCATGA